A single region of the Novosphingobium sp. SL115 genome encodes:
- a CDS encoding GMC oxidoreductase, translated as MQFDAIVVGSGITGGWAAKELTQAGLKVLMIERGREIVHGEYPTEMKTPWEMPFRGAGDAALFAREYQVQAQNRQFNEFTQANFVNDAENPYSTAPGTAFSWLRSYQLGGRSLTWGRQSYRWSDYDFGANKRDGHGTDWPIRYADIAPWYDKVEEFIGVSGAMEGLPQLPDGKFQPPMALNAVERHVKQVVADKFGRCMTVGRVANMTEAKPDEGRAACQNRSICARGCSYGAYFSTQSSTLPAAAATGNLTVVTDAIVEHVDYDPATKRVTGVRYVNTKDGTRGAATARMVFLNAGAFNSVHLLLNSRSEAMPKGLGNSSGVLGTQIMDHASTLSTIALFPEFGGRTSFGNRPTGVVIARYRNMDAMDGAGHTRGFSYQGGALQSNWGAGKREAGVGADFKNKLRSPGMWRMVLVAFADSVPRDTNRLTLDGVKTDRFGIPQLHIDFAHGKEEQAALAQAKADAAEMMTAAGGKVIMGSDQPGTGGMAIHEMGGARMGYDPKNSVLNKWSQSHDVANLFVTDGAQMASSACQNPSLTYMALTARACDAAVEMLREGAI; from the coding sequence ATGCAATTCGACGCAATCGTGGTCGGCTCCGGGATCACCGGCGGCTGGGCAGCCAAGGAGTTGACGCAGGCGGGCCTAAAGGTGCTGATGATCGAGCGCGGGCGCGAAATCGTCCACGGCGAATATCCGACCGAGATGAAGACGCCGTGGGAAATGCCGTTTCGCGGAGCGGGCGATGCCGCGCTGTTTGCCCGCGAATATCAGGTGCAGGCGCAGAACCGACAGTTCAACGAGTTTACGCAGGCGAATTTCGTCAACGATGCGGAAAACCCCTATAGCACCGCACCGGGGACCGCATTTTCGTGGCTGCGATCTTATCAACTGGGCGGGCGTTCGCTGACTTGGGGGCGGCAGTCCTATCGCTGGTCGGACTATGATTTTGGCGCCAACAAACGCGACGGGCACGGCACCGACTGGCCGATCCGTTATGCCGACATTGCCCCGTGGTATGACAAGGTTGAGGAATTCATCGGCGTTTCGGGCGCGATGGAAGGCTTGCCGCAGCTTCCCGATGGCAAGTTCCAGCCACCGATGGCGCTGAACGCGGTGGAACGCCACGTCAAGCAGGTGGTGGCGGACAAGTTTGGCCGCTGCATGACGGTGGGCCGTGTTGCCAACATGACCGAAGCCAAGCCTGACGAAGGCCGCGCTGCCTGTCAGAACCGGTCGATCTGTGCGCGTGGCTGTTCTTATGGCGCGTATTTTTCCACACAATCCAGCACGCTTCCGGCGGCGGCGGCCACCGGTAACCTGACCGTGGTGACCGACGCGATTGTCGAACATGTCGATTATGACCCTGCGACAAAGCGGGTTACGGGTGTGCGTTATGTCAACACCAAGGATGGCACGCGCGGGGCCGCGACCGCGCGCATGGTGTTCCTGAATGCAGGCGCGTTCAATTCAGTGCATCTGCTGCTCAATTCGCGGTCTGAAGCGATGCCCAAGGGCCTTGGCAATTCCAGCGGAGTTCTGGGAACGCAGATCATGGATCATGCCAGCACGCTGTCGACCATTGCGCTGTTCCCCGAATTTGGCGGGCGCACCAGCTTTGGCAACCGGCCAACCGGTGTGGTGATCGCGCGTTATCGCAACATGGATGCCATGGACGGGGCCGGGCATACGCGCGGATTTTCGTACCAGGGTGGTGCGCTGCAAAGCAACTGGGGTGCGGGCAAGCGCGAGGCGGGCGTGGGCGCAGACTTCAAGAACAAGCTGCGCAGTCCCGGTATGTGGCGCATGGTGCTGGTTGCCTTTGCCGACAGCGTGCCGCGCGATACCAACCGGCTGACGCTGGATGGCGTAAAGACCGACAGATTTGGCATTCCGCAGCTTCACATCGACTTTGCCCATGGCAAGGAAGAGCAAGCTGCACTGGCGCAGGCCAAGGCCGATGCCGCCGAAATGATGACGGCGGCAGGCGGCAAGGTCATCATGGGATCTGACCAGCCCGGCACGGGCGGCATGGCCATTCACGAAATGGGCGGCGCGCGGATGGGGTATGATCCCAAAAATTCGGTCCTGAACAAGTGGAGCCAGTCGCATGATGTGGCCAACCTGTTTGTCACGGACGGCGCGCAGATGGCATCGTCAGCCTGCCAGAACCCGTCGCTGACTTATATGGCGCTGACGGCGCGGGCCTGTGATGCGGCGGTGGAAATGCTGCGCGAAGGCGCGATCTAG
- a CDS encoding gluconate 2-dehydrogenase subunit 3 family protein: MTGWNRRDFMGAAALLALALGVPAAAVSLTHLDAADAPTERQRLLMQQVSQRVLPRTGTPGAGEVGAGDFAILALAHGLDGSRKALSEPAAYDRFLRNDGSLRHVDWLERELDGRAGGDFLAVGPDRQAALLTALDAQAYAGRGEHPWKTVKGLILTGYYTSETGATQELQYEHVPGRFDPDLPLTPGYRAWSSDWTAVDFG, translated from the coding sequence ATGACGGGCTGGAACCGTCGTGATTTCATGGGCGCGGCTGCGTTGCTGGCACTGGCGCTGGGCGTGCCGGCCGCGGCGGTGAGCCTTACCCACCTTGACGCGGCTGATGCGCCGACAGAGCGGCAGCGCCTGCTGATGCAGCAGGTAAGCCAGCGCGTCCTGCCGCGCACCGGCACGCCGGGCGCGGGCGAAGTTGGTGCAGGTGATTTTGCCATTCTGGCGCTGGCCCACGGTCTTGACGGGTCGCGCAAGGCTTTGAGCGAACCTGCTGCTTATGACCGTTTTCTGCGTAACGATGGTTCGCTGCGCCATGTGGACTGGCTTGAGCGGGAGCTGGATGGCCGTGCGGGCGGTGACTTTCTGGCCGTCGGACCTGACCGTCAGGCTGCATTGCTGACTGCGCTTGATGCGCAAGCCTATGCCGGGCGGGGCGAACATCCGTGGAAGACGGTCAAGGGGCTGATCCTGACCGGCTATTACACCAGCGAAACAGGTGCCACGCAGGAACTGCAATATGAACATGTGCCGGGGCGGTTCGATCCCGATCTGCCGCTGACCCCCGGATATCGCGCGTGGTCCAGCGACTGGACCGCAGTGGACTTTGGCTGA
- a CDS encoding ArsR/SmtB family transcription factor, which produces MKHTDLSELKESARLMAGRMRMLSHPERLLMLCRMDEGEVSVTELVELTGLSQSAVSQHLARLRDEGVVDTRVAAQIRFYSLKDEIVRAIIHALCEICDAQVKG; this is translated from the coding sequence ATGAAACATACCGACCTTTCCGAGCTGAAAGAGAGCGCTCGCCTGATGGCGGGGCGGATGCGCATGCTTAGCCATCCTGAGCGGCTGCTGATGCTGTGCCGGATGGATGAAGGTGAGGTTTCCGTAACGGAATTGGTGGAATTGACCGGTCTTTCCCAATCCGCCGTCTCGCAACATCTGGCCCGTTTGCGTGATGAAGGCGTGGTCGACACGCGCGTTGCGGCACAGATTCGCTTTTACAGTCTGAAGGACGAAATCGTCCGCGCGATCATCCACGCCCTGTGCGAAATCTGCGACGCGCAGGTGAAGGGCTGA
- a CDS encoding tRNA (cytidine(34)-2'-O)-methyltransferase has protein sequence MRIALYEPEIAGNVGSVLRLGACFGVGVDLIEPLGFAWDDRRVRRAAMDYIDHVAITRHASFDAFRASAGESRLVLFTTKADQSVYDFTFRPDDVLLFGKESAGVPAAVADACDARLRIPIRPQVRSLNLAISTALALGEAMRQTESLPGG, from the coding sequence ATGCGGATAGCGCTTTACGAACCGGAGATTGCCGGAAACGTCGGATCGGTGCTGCGACTGGGCGCGTGTTTCGGGGTGGGGGTCGATCTGATCGAGCCGCTGGGCTTTGCGTGGGATGACCGCCGCGTGCGCCGCGCGGCGATGGATTACATCGACCACGTTGCCATCACCCGCCACGCCAGCTTCGATGCGTTCAGAGCGTCTGCGGGCGAAAGCCGGCTGGTGCTGTTCACCACCAAGGCCGACCAGTCGGTTTACGACTTTACGTTCCGGCCTGATGATGTGCTGCTGTTCGGCAAGGAAAGCGCAGGCGTGCCTGCCGCCGTGGCCGATGCGTGCGACGCGCGGTTGCGCATCCCAATCCGGCCACAGGTCCGCTCGCTTAACCTCGCCATTTCCACCGCGCTCGCACTGGGCGAAGCGATGCGGCAGACCGAAAGCCTGCCGGGCGGATAA
- the glmS gene encoding glutamine--fructose-6-phosphate transaminase (isomerizing) translates to MCGIIGIVGKEPVADRLVDGLRRMEYRGYDSAGVCMVDGGQLVRRRAEGKLNNLVVELARNPAAGLIGIAHTRWATHGAPTTSNAHPHATGEVALVHNGIIENFKPLREALIARGRKFESETDTEVVAHLVSEQVEAGLSPQDAVKAVLPQLRGAFALAIAFRQHDDMLIGARLGSPLVVGYGDGETYLGSDALALAPLTQRITYLEEGDWVVITREGAQIFDVDDNAVTRPVVASGATAAAIEKGNYRHFMQKEIFEQPVVVAQTLRSYLRRVEQTVALPQIDFDLASINRVTIVACGTSFYAGMVAKYWFEQFARLPVDIDVASEFRYRDPVLEPGGLALFISQSGETADTLAALRHCKAAGQTIAVVVNVPTSSMAREADLLLPTHAGPEIGVASTKAFTCQLAVLAALAAHLAVKRGRLNRAEEAAIVEQLVETPAALNAALSHDEEIAGMAHLIAPARDVLYLGRGPDYPLALEGALKLKEISYIHAEGYASGEMKHGPIALIDEAVPVIVLAPSGPLFEKTVSNMQEVRARGGKVVLISDAEGIAEAGEGCLATIEMPKVHPLIAPLVYAVPVQLLAYHVAVAKGTDVDQPRNLAKSVTVE, encoded by the coding sequence ATGTGCGGAATCATCGGAATCGTCGGCAAGGAACCTGTGGCGGACCGGCTGGTCGATGGCCTGCGGCGGATGGAATATCGCGGATATGACAGCGCGGGCGTGTGCATGGTGGATGGCGGGCAGCTTGTGCGCCGCCGGGCCGAGGGCAAGCTGAACAATCTGGTGGTCGAACTGGCGCGCAATCCTGCTGCCGGGCTGATCGGCATTGCGCACACCCGCTGGGCCACGCACGGCGCGCCCACCACCAGCAATGCCCACCCGCACGCCACCGGCGAAGTGGCGCTGGTGCACAACGGGATTATCGAGAATTTCAAGCCGCTGCGCGAAGCCCTGATCGCGCGGGGACGCAAGTTTGAAAGCGAGACGGATACCGAAGTCGTCGCGCACCTTGTGTCGGAACAGGTTGAGGCGGGGCTTTCGCCGCAGGACGCGGTAAAGGCGGTGCTGCCGCAATTGCGCGGGGCTTTTGCGCTGGCCATCGCGTTCCGCCAGCATGACGACATGCTGATCGGCGCGCGGCTGGGATCGCCGCTGGTGGTGGGCTATGGCGATGGCGAAACCTATCTGGGGTCTGACGCGCTGGCGCTGGCCCCGCTGACCCAGCGCATCACGTATCTGGAAGAAGGCGACTGGGTGGTCATCACCCGCGAAGGCGCGCAGATTTTCGACGTTGACGACAATGCGGTGACGCGCCCGGTGGTGGCATCTGGCGCGACGGCGGCGGCCATCGAAAAGGGCAATTACCGCCACTTCATGCAGAAGGAAATCTTCGAACAGCCGGTGGTGGTGGCGCAGACGCTGCGCAGTTACTTGCGCCGGGTGGAACAGACTGTAGCGCTGCCGCAGATCGACTTTGATCTGGCCAGCATCAACCGCGTGACCATCGTGGCCTGCGGCACCAGCTTCTATGCCGGGATGGTCGCCAAGTACTGGTTCGAACAGTTCGCGCGCCTGCCGGTGGACATCGATGTGGCGTCCGAGTTCCGTTACCGCGATCCGGTGCTGGAGCCGGGCGGGCTGGCGCTGTTCATTTCGCAGAGCGGTGAAACAGCAGACACGCTGGCCGCGCTGCGCCATTGCAAGGCGGCGGGGCAGACCATTGCGGTGGTGGTGAACGTGCCGACCAGTTCGATGGCGCGCGAGGCGGATCTGTTGTTGCCAACGCACGCCGGGCCGGAAATTGGCGTGGCGTCGACCAAGGCGTTTACCTGCCAGCTTGCCGTGCTGGCCGCACTGGCGGCGCATCTGGCGGTGAAGCGCGGACGGCTGAACCGGGCGGAAGAAGCGGCGATTGTAGAGCAACTGGTGGAAACACCCGCCGCGCTCAACGCCGCGCTGAGCCATGACGAGGAAATCGCAGGGATGGCGCACCTTATCGCGCCTGCGCGCGACGTGCTGTATCTGGGCCGTGGGCCGGACTATCCGCTGGCGCTGGAAGGCGCGCTGAAATTGAAGGAAATCAGCTATATCCACGCCGAAGGTTATGCCAGCGGGGAAATGAAGCACGGGCCAATTGCGCTGATCGATGAAGCGGTGCCGGTGATCGTACTGGCGCCATCAGGGCCGCTGTTTGAAAAGACCGTTTCGAACATGCAGGAGGTGCGCGCGCGGGGCGGCAAGGTGGTGCTGATTTCCGATGCCGAGGGCATTGCGGAGGCGGGCGAGGGCTGCCTTGCCACTATCGAAATGCCCAAGGTCCACCCGCTGATCGCGCCGCTGGTCTATGCCGTGCCCGTGCAGTTGCTGGCCTATCACGTCGCCGTGGCCAAGGGCACTGACGTTGACCAGCCGCGCAATCTGGCCAAATCGGTGACGGTGGAGTGA
- a CDS encoding type II toxin-antitoxin system VapC family toxin, translating to MSDPFFDTNILIDWLQDRPQAVAELSRYRRHRISRVVWTEVLSGEPLETREHVRNLIAPFDVVEIDGRIASVAADLRHRNGMTLMDALVLATAQISGSILITRNTKDFPANLPGIRVPYTL from the coding sequence GTGTCCGATCCGTTTTTCGACACCAATATCCTGATCGACTGGTTGCAGGACCGTCCGCAGGCGGTTGCCGAGCTTTCGCGCTATCGCCGCCACCGGATCAGCCGCGTGGTGTGGACCGAAGTGCTTTCGGGCGAGCCGCTGGAAACCCGCGAACATGTCAGAAATTTAATCGCGCCGTTCGATGTTGTAGAGATTGATGGGCGTATAGCCAGCGTCGCCGCCGATCTGCGGCATCGCAATGGCATGACGCTTATGGATGCGCTGGTGCTGGCGACGGCGCAGATCAGCGGTAGTATTCTGATTACACGAAATACCAAGGATTTCCCTGCTAACCTGCCGGGAATCCGGGTGCCCTATACCCTTTAG
- a CDS encoding ribbon-helix-helix domain-containing protein: MTRILADLPEVDIEWLDALAAEQGKSRAAVLREAVAQFRAQAPVPGGQDWIARGAGYWKNRADVNDGVAWQRALRGER, translated from the coding sequence ATGACTCGCATTCTTGCCGATCTGCCTGAAGTCGATATCGAATGGCTGGATGCGCTTGCGGCGGAGCAGGGGAAGTCGCGGGCGGCGGTGCTGCGTGAAGCGGTGGCGCAGTTTCGAGCGCAGGCGCCTGTGCCGGGTGGGCAGGACTGGATCGCGCGCGGGGCGGGGTACTGGAAAAATCGGGCCGATGTGAACGATGGCGTAGCGTGGCAGCGCGCCCTTCGCGGTGAGCGATAG